One region of Nakamurella flava genomic DNA includes:
- a CDS encoding LacI family DNA-binding transcriptional regulator, with protein sequence MTRQRPGPPARPTLEDVAAAAGVSRSTASRAINGGRRVSPEAQAAVEAAVRRLGFAPNRAARSLVTARADSIALLIGEPDHRVVGDPFFASAVQGLSQALDDTDIQLLLLMARDGRDVERTARYLRLGHIDGAVVVSHHRNDLLERSLAHTSLPTVFVGRPWELALDRADRPATQWSDYVDVDNRRGGQLATAHLVTAGRRRIGTIAGPADMTSAADRLLGWREALAEAGLPPGPVEHGDYTTPGGAEAAARLLDAHPDVDALFVASDLMAVGALGVLRARGRDVPADVAVVGYDDAAIAAATDPPLTTVVNPVADMARAAGTVLLERLGVADPDGGPTGDRPVRRDPIIFPPRLVVRASSGSRS encoded by the coding sequence GTGACCCGGCAGCGTCCCGGTCCGCCGGCCCGGCCCACCCTGGAGGACGTCGCGGCCGCGGCCGGGGTCTCCCGGTCCACCGCCTCCCGCGCGATCAACGGGGGCCGCCGGGTCAGCCCGGAGGCGCAGGCCGCGGTGGAGGCGGCGGTCCGGCGCCTGGGGTTCGCGCCGAACCGGGCCGCGCGTTCACTGGTCACCGCCCGGGCCGACTCCATCGCCCTGTTGATCGGCGAACCCGACCACCGGGTGGTCGGCGACCCGTTCTTCGCCTCGGCCGTGCAGGGGCTCTCGCAGGCCCTGGACGACACCGACATCCAGTTGCTGCTGCTGATGGCCCGCGACGGCCGGGACGTCGAGCGCACCGCGCGCTACCTGCGCCTGGGCCACATCGACGGCGCCGTGGTCGTCTCCCACCACCGCAACGACCTGCTGGAGCGGAGCCTTGCGCACACGTCGCTGCCGACGGTTTTCGTCGGCCGGCCCTGGGAACTGGCTCTCGACCGGGCCGACCGGCCCGCCACCCAGTGGAGTGACTACGTGGACGTCGACAACCGCCGTGGTGGCCAGCTGGCCACGGCCCACCTGGTGACGGCCGGCCGCCGACGCATCGGCACCATCGCCGGACCGGCCGACATGACGTCCGCGGCCGACCGGCTGCTGGGCTGGCGGGAAGCGCTGGCGGAAGCCGGTCTCCCGCCCGGTCCCGTTGAACACGGCGACTACACGACGCCGGGCGGTGCGGAGGCGGCCGCCCGCCTGCTGGACGCGCACCCGGACGTCGACGCCCTCTTCGTCGCCTCCGACCTGATGGCCGTCGGAGCGCTGGGGGTGCTGCGGGCCCGCGGACGCGACGTCCCCGCCGACGTCGCGGTGGTCGGGTACGACGACGCGGCCATCGCCGCGGCCACCGACCCGCCGCTGACCACGGTGGTCAACCCGGTGGCCGACATGGCCCGGGCGGCCGGAACGGTGCTGCTGGAACGGCTCGGCGTGGCCGACCCCGACGGCGGACCGACCGGCGACCGACCGGTCCGCCGCGACCCGATCATCTTCCCGCCGCGACTGGTGGTCCGGGCGTCGTCGGGGAGCCGGTCGTGA
- a CDS encoding AAA family ATPase has translation MTVNGDIQGRVRDRIQQRDGSAGSDGRPGGSIGRATAERLAVSLADLYDIATVSVRPRSQPFALRRISEHLGVESYLDATIVSAHWPHWRHLSMYRAVRAYLDEHTPGARWFGLPNVPYREQPDLMNLLRNEAEGRIEEPANADYASLANGPESTEEAVSFGMVATVGPTGAPVVITLRTAYVSHPPPMGIDVLAADRADARAMIELLEETVDAHEAVRGQVVSFSESETNGNELVSFLRRPDVPASDVILPPEVLPAIERHVLGPAQYAARLRAAGIHLKRGLLLHGPPGTGKTHIVRYLMGRLRESTVIVLTGVGLKNIDYTAALARRLAPTLIVVEDVDLIAADRSTTPHGNPLLFSLLDAMDGVAADADVTFVLTTNRADILEEALIQRPGRIDLAVEVPRPDAAGRLALARLYSGTAEVTADLTPLVAVTEGATASAIKEVMRRAVLAAFTADPDADEAAPLITDAVLRGVLDEFTRQREALSRAVLGGPVDPDAASGPDGQADDSGRPAGWQWDTCAPPDQV, from the coding sequence ATGACCGTGAACGGCGACATCCAGGGCCGCGTCCGCGACCGCATCCAGCAGCGCGACGGCTCGGCAGGCTCTGACGGCCGGCCCGGCGGTTCCATCGGCCGCGCCACGGCCGAACGTCTGGCCGTCTCGCTGGCCGATCTGTACGACATCGCCACGGTGAGCGTGCGGCCCCGGTCGCAGCCGTTCGCGCTCCGGCGGATCAGCGAGCACCTCGGGGTGGAGAGCTACCTCGACGCCACCATCGTCAGCGCCCACTGGCCACACTGGCGACACCTGTCGATGTACCGGGCCGTCCGCGCCTACCTCGACGAGCACACCCCGGGCGCCCGCTGGTTCGGACTGCCCAATGTGCCCTACCGCGAGCAGCCCGACCTGATGAACCTGCTGCGCAACGAGGCCGAGGGGCGCATCGAGGAGCCGGCCAACGCCGACTACGCCAGCCTGGCCAACGGGCCGGAGAGCACCGAGGAGGCCGTCTCCTTCGGGATGGTGGCGACCGTCGGGCCGACCGGGGCGCCGGTGGTCATCACCCTGCGCACCGCCTACGTCTCGCACCCGCCGCCCATGGGCATCGACGTGCTGGCCGCCGACCGGGCGGATGCCCGGGCCATGATCGAGCTGCTCGAGGAGACCGTCGACGCCCATGAGGCCGTCCGCGGCCAGGTGGTGTCGTTCAGCGAGTCCGAGACCAACGGCAACGAGCTGGTGTCGTTCCTGCGCCGGCCGGACGTCCCCGCGTCCGACGTCATCCTGCCGCCGGAGGTGCTGCCGGCCATCGAACGGCACGTGCTCGGACCGGCCCAGTACGCCGCGCGTCTGCGGGCCGCCGGCATCCACCTCAAGCGGGGATTGCTGCTGCACGGCCCGCCCGGCACCGGCAAGACCCACATCGTCCGCTATCTGATGGGACGGCTGCGGGAGAGCACCGTCATCGTGCTGACCGGCGTGGGGCTGAAGAACATCGACTACACCGCGGCCCTGGCCCGCCGGCTCGCGCCGACCCTCATCGTCGTCGAGGACGTCGACCTCATCGCCGCCGATCGCAGCACCACCCCGCACGGCAACCCACTGCTGTTCAGCCTGCTCGACGCCATGGACGGCGTGGCCGCCGACGCCGACGTCACGTTCGTGCTGACCACCAACCGGGCCGACATCCTGGAGGAGGCGCTCATCCAGCGGCCCGGCCGGATCGACCTGGCCGTCGAGGTGCCCCGGCCCGACGCCGCCGGACGCCTGGCCCTGGCCCGGCTGTACAGCGGCACCGCGGAGGTGACCGCCGATCTCACGCCGCTGGTGGCGGTGACCGAGGGGGCCACGGCCTCGGCGATCAAGGAGGTGATGCGCCGGGCGGTGCTCGCGGCGTTCACCGCCGATCCCGACGCGGACGAGGCGGCGCCGCTGATCACCGACGCCGTGCTGCGCGGGGTGCTCGACGAGTTCACCCGGCAGCGGGAGGCGCTGAGCCGGGCCGTGCTCGGCGGGCCGGTCGACCCCGACGCCGCATCCGGCCCGGACGGCCAGGCCGACGACTCCGGTCGCCCCGCCGGCTGGCAGTGGGACACGTGCGCCCCGCCCGATCAGGTATGA
- a CDS encoding DoxX family protein: MPLVRRLARPLLATVFVVGGIDTLRHPKAVTPAAEDVVKPVVENVDGIRSTEQLVTIDAAVKVVAGTALAFGYFPRLSALALAGSLVPTTIAGHAFWNEQEPAAREQQLLHFLKNASMLGGLILAAVDTHGKPSLGWRLRRTPAAVKRSANEARLEAALASKDVTHSIKDAATAVRHALPV, encoded by the coding sequence ATGCCTCTCGTCCGTCGCCTGGCCCGCCCGCTGCTCGCCACCGTCTTCGTCGTCGGCGGCATCGACACCCTGCGCCACCCGAAGGCGGTGACCCCGGCCGCCGAGGATGTGGTCAAGCCGGTCGTCGAGAACGTCGACGGGATCCGCAGCACCGAGCAACTCGTCACCATCGACGCGGCCGTCAAGGTGGTGGCCGGTACGGCGCTGGCGTTCGGCTACTTCCCCCGGCTGTCCGCCCTGGCCCTGGCCGGCTCGCTGGTGCCCACCACCATCGCCGGTCACGCGTTCTGGAACGAGCAGGAGCCGGCCGCCCGCGAGCAGCAGCTGCTGCACTTCCTCAAGAACGCCTCGATGCTCGGCGGACTGATCCTGGCGGCGGTCGACACCCACGGCAAGCCGTCGCTGGGCTGGCGGCTGCGGCGGACCCCCGCCGCGGTGAAGCGGTCGGCCAACGAGGCCCGCCTGGAGGCGGCGCTGGCGTCCAAGGACGTCACCCACAGCATCAAGGACGCGGCCACCGCCGTCCGGCACGCCCTGCCCGTCTGA
- a CDS encoding DUF3253 domain-containing protein has translation MTEPRSDDQDPEVADGQDHRLAAVLTELLDRRAPNGSVCPSEVARAVDTDDWRDLMEPVRVIARRLVARGEAEITQRGIVVDPTAVTGPIRIRRPRTRG, from the coding sequence ATGACCGAGCCGCGATCCGACGACCAGGACCCCGAGGTCGCCGACGGGCAGGACCACCGACTGGCCGCCGTCCTGACCGAGCTGCTCGACCGCCGCGCCCCGAACGGCTCGGTGTGCCCCAGCGAGGTCGCCCGAGCCGTCGACACCGACGACTGGCGTGACCTGATGGAACCGGTCCGCGTCATCGCCCGGCGCCTCGTCGCCCGCGGCGAGGCCGAGATCACCCAGCGCGGCATCGTCGTCGACCCCACGGCGGTGACCGGGCCGATCCGGATCCGCCGACCCCGGACACGCGGGTGA
- a CDS encoding DUF4175 domain-containing protein encodes MEQLQRWFIRWPIGMGIAFGVVLGGVVFLLSRGSGTTGSLIGDGFLPLCLTGGAIASALLGDRRRGGPFEDRLWTGVAGVIGLALAGFGGWLLTSTAPALLGALLIVVGLAVVVLCVDRARRWERP; translated from the coding sequence ATGGAACAGCTGCAGCGGTGGTTCATCCGCTGGCCCATCGGCATGGGGATCGCGTTCGGGGTGGTCCTCGGGGGCGTGGTGTTCCTGCTGAGCCGGGGCTCGGGAACCACCGGTTCGCTCATCGGCGACGGTTTCCTGCCGCTGTGCCTGACCGGTGGGGCCATCGCCAGCGCCCTGCTCGGCGACCGCCGGCGCGGCGGGCCGTTCGAGGACCGGCTGTGGACGGGGGTGGCCGGGGTGATCGGCCTGGCCCTGGCCGGGTTCGGCGGCTGGCTGCTGACCTCGACGGCCCCGGCGCTGCTCGGTGCCCTGCTCATCGTCGTCGGGCTGGCCGTCGTGGTGCTGTGCGTGGACCGGGCCCGGCGCTGGGAACGGCCCTGA
- a CDS encoding MSMEG_1061 family FMN-dependent PPOX-type flavoprotein, which produces MTTAVRKVRPALHELDRVWLAASPFCLVGTADGHGTCDVSPKGDPAGSLVHVIDDKTIALAERPGNHRVDGYLNVLTNPHVGLIFLIPGRNDTLRINGRARVLRDAPFFDELLVKGHRPMLALVVDIDEVFHHCPKAFLRSKLWEPDSWGGPGSPAEAVPSTAVLTRTIVTPEVPLADLQERYGPSYAERLYREE; this is translated from the coding sequence ATGACGACCGCGGTCCGCAAGGTCCGCCCCGCGCTGCACGAGCTCGACCGGGTCTGGCTGGCCGCGTCGCCGTTCTGTCTCGTCGGCACCGCGGATGGCCACGGCACCTGCGACGTCTCCCCGAAGGGCGACCCGGCGGGCTCCCTGGTGCACGTCATCGATGACAAGACCATCGCCCTGGCCGAACGGCCCGGCAACCACCGGGTCGACGGCTACCTCAACGTGCTGACCAACCCCCACGTCGGGCTGATCTTCCTCATCCCCGGGCGCAACGACACCCTGCGGATCAACGGCCGGGCCCGCGTGCTGCGCGACGCCCCCTTCTTCGACGAACTGCTCGTCAAGGGCCACCGGCCGATGCTGGCGCTGGTCGTCGACATCGACGAGGTGTTCCACCACTGCCCCAAGGCGTTCCTGCGTTCGAAGCTGTGGGAGCCCGACAGCTGGGGCGGCCCGGGCTCGCCGGCCGAAGCGGTGCCGTCCACCGCCGTGCTGACCCGGACCATCGTCACCCCCGAGGTGCCGCTGGCCGACCTGCAGGAGCGGTACGGGCCGAGCTACGCCGAGCGCCTGTACCGCGAGGAGTAG
- a CDS encoding GGDEF domain-containing protein translates to MRLIDWLHPRDRRVAAHKVAIMTAVAAGVMLFEALVRIAGGHTGDLIAPVTTSLALFAVAVAFLAVRREPSLVGRTLWAVLPVAGVVLIAALDLATSDAGFVGLFSFVFPALYAASQLRQPGVILISGLVQTACAVVVFTVLPPIDAVVTMAYFAGIGLTATLLLFQSVERTARLVERLEQLAAVDPLTGLVTRRVLEEATRTALSRSPDVGTGLILVDVDHFKAINDRFGHPAGDEVLVQLAAVLRGQCRSTDVISRLGGDEIAILLPGMHAADLPDRAEALGVAVRGLTVTLPDGGTTSLSVSGGAAHAPSHAGDHRSLYTAADIALYEAKRSGRDRIVVSTGTSRVIVGPGPSSTSGRPEELTGERPVPAGPAQP, encoded by the coding sequence ATGCGACTGATCGATTGGCTGCACCCCCGCGACCGCCGGGTGGCCGCGCACAAGGTCGCCATCATGACCGCAGTCGCCGCGGGCGTGATGCTGTTCGAGGCACTGGTCCGGATCGCCGGTGGCCACACCGGCGATCTGATCGCTCCGGTCACCACGTCGCTGGCCCTCTTCGCGGTCGCCGTCGCGTTCCTCGCCGTGCGCCGGGAACCGTCGCTGGTCGGGCGCACCCTCTGGGCCGTTCTCCCGGTCGCCGGCGTCGTCCTCATCGCCGCCTTGGACCTGGCCACCTCGGACGCCGGATTCGTCGGACTGTTCAGCTTCGTCTTCCCGGCCCTCTACGCCGCGTCCCAGTTGCGTCAACCAGGCGTCATCCTGATCTCCGGTCTCGTGCAGACCGCCTGTGCCGTCGTCGTCTTCACCGTGCTGCCGCCGATCGACGCCGTCGTGACGATGGCCTACTTCGCCGGGATCGGCCTCACTGCGACCCTGCTGCTGTTCCAGAGCGTCGAGCGGACGGCCCGGCTGGTCGAGCGGCTCGAACAGCTCGCCGCGGTCGACCCGCTGACCGGGCTGGTCACCCGCCGGGTCCTGGAAGAGGCCACCCGCACCGCCCTGAGCCGCTCGCCCGACGTGGGCACCGGCCTGATCCTGGTCGACGTCGACCACTTCAAGGCCATCAACGACCGGTTCGGGCATCCGGCCGGTGACGAGGTCCTGGTGCAGTTGGCCGCAGTCCTGCGCGGCCAGTGCCGCAGCACCGATGTCATCAGCCGGCTGGGCGGCGACGAGATCGCCATCCTGCTGCCCGGCATGCACGCCGCCGACCTCCCCGACCGGGCGGAGGCGCTGGGCGTCGCCGTCCGGGGCCTGACCGTCACGCTGCCCGACGGAGGGACGACCAGTCTGTCGGTCAGCGGCGGGGCCGCTCACGCCCCCAGCCACGCCGGCGACCACCGCAGCCTCTACACGGCGGCCGACATCGCGCTCTACGAGGCCAAACGGTCCGGTCGCGACCGCATCGTCGTCTCGACCGGCACCTCCCGCGTCATCGTCGGCCCGGGCCCGTCGTCCACCTCCGGCCGACCGGAGGAACTGACCGGTGAACGGCCCGTCCCCGCCGGCCCGGCCCAGCCCTGA